The following nucleotide sequence is from Ensifer adhaerens.
GACAGAGATCGTCAAGCTCGGCGCCCCCCGCGGCATGACGCTCGAGGATGCCCGCCGGCAGGTCGCGGATGCGACGCCCGGAGCAATCGCCGATCTCAACCACTATTTCGAGCCGAACGAAGGCACCGCCTCACCGGCTCCCTGTGCCGACGGCGGTTGCGCGCTCGTTCGCACCGCCATCGGCTGGCCCGACGCCGGCGCCGCGTGCCCGGCTGCCGGTCCGATCGGGCTGATCGACACGGCGATCAACCCCGCCCATCCCTCACTGAAAGACGTCAGGCTCGACATCGTCAGGCTGGCGGAGGAAGAGGCACCGGAATCCGGCCGCCAGCACGGAACCGCGGTCGCAGCTCTCATTGCCGGGCGGAAGGACAGTCGCGCGCCGGGCCTGCTCGGCAATGCCCACCTGATCGCCGTCGACGCCTTCCAGCGTAAGGGCGGCGAGAGCGATATCGCCGAGACCTACGATCTGGTACGCGCCATCGATCTCCTGGCCTCGCGCAAGGTCGCGGTCATCAACATGAGCCTCTCCGGGCCACACAATCTGCTGCTCGAAAAGACCGTCGCGCTCGTAGCCGAGCGAAACATCATCCAGGTGGCGGCGGCAGGCAATGACGGCCCGCGGGCTAAACCCGTCTATCCCGCCGCCTATCCGGCGATGATCGCGGTCACCGCGGTCGACCGCAACTTCAAGCCCTATCGCCGCGCCGGGCGCGGCGACCATATCGATGTCGCAGCACTCGGCACGAGTGTCTGGACGGCAGCCTCGATCGAGGGGGCAGCGCCCAAGACCGGCACATCCTTTGCCGCCCCCTTCGTCACGGCTGCCTCCGCCATTCTCAGGGCCTCGCATCCGTCGCTGTCGGCCCAGGAAGTTGCAAAACTCGTCACGGAGACGGCGCAGGACCTCGGCGCGCCGGGCAAGGATCCCGTGTTCGGCTGGGGCGTTCTCAATGCCCGCGAGCTCTGCCGCTCGTAGCAGCGTCGAGCGGGCAGCACTGAACTACGGCTTTTGCCAATCCATGACCAGGAACGAGGGGACCCTTCTAAAGAGGTCCCTTTGTTCCGGTTCGCCGCCACGCGGCAATGGTTCGTCGAAATAGCGCAACTGCAGGCCCGCTCCCAGCAACAGCGACATGTAGGTGCTGAGCGGCCGGTGCCAGTTCATGACCCGAAGATCGCCCCAGCCGATCCAATCGGACCGTTCATCCATGTAGTGGTCGATCATGAAACTGCGCTTGCCATCGCCGCCATCGCGCCAGCCGGTCGGGTTGCTGGCGCTGTAAAAGCTGGTCAGGTTCGCGATCAG
It contains:
- a CDS encoding S8 family serine peptidase, which encodes MKKRLFRLTVLSLCGLATGAGDLSFGGSNDGNSTVRFAPISQAQADDDDDDGGGGGSSRGSGDRDSSNTWRGGGNLLDLFRGTSERRVVRQRPAARRATHVPGEIIALGLNDAAIQRLAESGFTVRAREPLGLSTTEIVKLGAPRGMTLEDARRQVADATPGAIADLNHYFEPNEGTASPAPCADGGCALVRTAIGWPDAGAACPAAGPIGLIDTAINPAHPSLKDVRLDIVRLAEEEAPESGRQHGTAVAALIAGRKDSRAPGLLGNAHLIAVDAFQRKGGESDIAETYDLVRAIDLLASRKVAVINMSLSGPHNLLLEKTVALVAERNIIQVAAAGNDGPRAKPVYPAAYPAMIAVTAVDRNFKPYRRAGRGDHIDVAALGTSVWTAASIEGAAPKTGTSFAAPFVTAASAILRASHPSLSAQEVAKLVTETAQDLGAPGKDPVFGWGVLNARELCRS